In a single window of the Schistocerca americana isolate TAMUIC-IGC-003095 chromosome X, iqSchAmer2.1, whole genome shotgun sequence genome:
- the LOC124555652 gene encoding uncharacterized protein LOC124555652 — MLLFKETFASLAVLVVLVAAVAAEPDEGANLFLKASRSVPHVGRRSDFFLKTAKSVPRIGRRSDLFLKSAKSVPRIGRRTNLAAIEAQDGSEWLWPGGADAMPAPVRRQAYYVRKDGQPVMWSDVARDVEENPDLWPWNDFDAGNTREVDNSR, encoded by the exons CGGTGCTGGTGGTCCTGGTGGCGGCAGTGGCAGCGGAGCCGGACGAGGGAGCCAATTTGTTCCTGAAGGCCTCGAGGTCGGTGCCACACGTGGGGCGGCGCAGCGACTTCTTCCTCAAGACGGCCAAGTCGGTGCCCCGCATCGGACGCAGAAGCGATCTCTTCCTCAAGAGCGCCAAATCAGTGCCCAGGATTGGCCGCCGCACAAATCTGGCAGCAATA GAGGCGCAGGATGGCAGCGAATGGCTGTGGCCGGGAGGGGCTGACGCCATGCCTGCCCCAGTACGACGCCAGGCCTACTACGTACGCAAGGACG GCCAGCCTGTGATGTGGAGTGATGTTGCCCGTGATGTTGAAGAGAATCCAGACCTATGGCCGTGGAACGATTTCGATGCAGGAAACACGAGGGAAGTTGATAACTCACGATAG